In the genome of Chiroxiphia lanceolata isolate bChiLan1 chromosome 17, bChiLan1.pri, whole genome shotgun sequence, one region contains:
- the ADRM1 gene encoding proteasomal ubiquitin receptor ADRM1 isoform X2: protein MSSGALFPSLVPGSRGSSSKYLVEFRAGKMSLKGSTVTPDKRKGLVYIQQTDDSLIHFCWKDRTSGNVEDDLIIFPDDCEFKRVPQCTTGRVYVLKFKAGSKRLFFWMQEPKTDKDEEHCRKVNEYLNNPPMPGALGGNASGGHELSALGGEGGLQSLLGNMSHNQLMQLIGPTGLGGLGGLGALTGPGLASLLGSGGPPTSSSSSSSRSQSAAVTPSSTTSSTRVTPAPSVPAAASVTSPSPVPSSVDLAAVLTPEIMAPILANAEVQERLMPYLPSGESLPQTAEEIQNTLTSPQFQQALSMFSAALASGQLGPLMSQFGLPAEAVDAANKGDVEAFAKAMQNSVKSEQKEGDSKDKKDEEEDMSLD, encoded by the exons aTGTCTTCAGGTGCATTATTTCCAAGCCTGGTGCCAGGCTCCCGTGGCTCCTCGAGCAAATACCTGGTGGAATTTCGAGCAGGAAAGATGTCCCTGAAAGGCAGCACTGTAACCCCAGACAAGAGAAAAGGCCTTGTTTACATCCAGCAAACCGATGATTCCCTCATTCACTTCTGCTGGAAGGACAGGACTTCAGGCAACGTGGAGGAT gatctgattatttttcctgacGACTGTGAGTTCAAGAGGGTCCCGCAGTGCACCACGGGCCGTGTGTATGTATTGAAGTTCAAGGCGGGATCAAAACGACTCTTCTTCTGGATGCAG GAGCCGAAGACAGACAAGGATGAGGAGCACTGCCGTAAGGTGAACGAGTATCTCAACAATCCCCCCATGCCGGGGGCGTTGGGTGGCAATGCCAGCGGAGGCCACGAGCTCTCAGCACTAGGAG gtGAGGGTGGCTTGCAAAGCCTTCTTGGAAACATGAGCCATAACCAGCTCATGCAGCTGATCGGACCAACGGGCTTAGGAGGACTTG GTGGGCTGGGTGCGCTGACGGGGCCTGGGCTGGCCAGTCTGCTCGGGAGTGGGGGACCCCCGACCAGCAGTTCATCATCAAG CTCTCGCAGCCAGTCGGCTGCAGTGACTCCATCTTCCACGACTTCTTCCACCCGTGTAACGCCTGCCCCGTCCGTTCCTGCGGCTGCCTCCGTGACCAGTCCCAGCCCCGTTCCCAGCTCGG TGGACCTGGCAGCTGTTCTGACTCCTGAGATAATGGCTCCCATCCTGGCCAATGCTGAAGTTCAGGAACGATTGATGCCTTACCTTCCCTCAGGGGAATCCCTGCCGCAGACTGCGGAGGAGATCCAGAACACCCTGACGTCTCCTCAGTTCCAGCAG GCTTTGAGCATGTTCAGTGCTGCCTTAGCTTCAGGACAGCTGGGCCCACTCATGAGCCAGTTTGGGTTACCTGCAGAGGCAGTAGATGCAGCAAATAAAGGTG ATGTGGAAGCCTTTGCCAAAGCCATGCAGAACAGTGTCAAGTCAGAGCAAAAGGAAGGAGACTCTAAggacaagaaagatgaagaggaagataTGAGTTTAGATTAA
- the ADRM1 gene encoding proteasomal ubiquitin receptor ADRM1 isoform X1, translating into MSSGALFPSLVPGSRGSSSKYLVEFRAGKMSLKGSTVTPDKRKGLVYIQQTDDSLIHFCWKDRTSGNVEDDLIIFPDDCEFKRVPQCTTGRVYVLKFKAGSKRLFFWMQEPKTDKDEEHCRKVNEYLNNPPMPGALGGNASGGHELSALGGEGGLQSLLGNMSHNQLMQLIGPTGLGGLGGLGALTGPGLASLLGSGGPPTSSSSSSSRSQSAAVTPSSTTSSTRVTPAPSVPAAASVTSPSPVPSSGNGTSSATSPTQPIQLSDLQNILATMNVPSGAGGQQVDLAAVLTPEIMAPILANAEVQERLMPYLPSGESLPQTAEEIQNTLTSPQFQQALSMFSAALASGQLGPLMSQFGLPAEAVDAANKGDVEAFAKAMQNSVKSEQKEGDSKDKKDEEEDMSLD; encoded by the exons aTGTCTTCAGGTGCATTATTTCCAAGCCTGGTGCCAGGCTCCCGTGGCTCCTCGAGCAAATACCTGGTGGAATTTCGAGCAGGAAAGATGTCCCTGAAAGGCAGCACTGTAACCCCAGACAAGAGAAAAGGCCTTGTTTACATCCAGCAAACCGATGATTCCCTCATTCACTTCTGCTGGAAGGACAGGACTTCAGGCAACGTGGAGGAT gatctgattatttttcctgacGACTGTGAGTTCAAGAGGGTCCCGCAGTGCACCACGGGCCGTGTGTATGTATTGAAGTTCAAGGCGGGATCAAAACGACTCTTCTTCTGGATGCAG GAGCCGAAGACAGACAAGGATGAGGAGCACTGCCGTAAGGTGAACGAGTATCTCAACAATCCCCCCATGCCGGGGGCGTTGGGTGGCAATGCCAGCGGAGGCCACGAGCTCTCAGCACTAGGAG gtGAGGGTGGCTTGCAAAGCCTTCTTGGAAACATGAGCCATAACCAGCTCATGCAGCTGATCGGACCAACGGGCTTAGGAGGACTTG GTGGGCTGGGTGCGCTGACGGGGCCTGGGCTGGCCAGTCTGCTCGGGAGTGGGGGACCCCCGACCAGCAGTTCATCATCAAG CTCTCGCAGCCAGTCGGCTGCAGTGACTCCATCTTCCACGACTTCTTCCACCCGTGTAACGCCTGCCCCGTCCGTTCCTGCGGCTGCCTCCGTGACCAGTCCCAGCCCCGTTCCCAGCTCGGGTAATGGAACCAGCTCAGCCACAAGCCCAACCCAGCCCATTCAATTGAGTGACCTTCAGAACATTTTAGCTACTATGAATGTGCCATCTGGAGCAGGAGGACAGCAAG TGGACCTGGCAGCTGTTCTGACTCCTGAGATAATGGCTCCCATCCTGGCCAATGCTGAAGTTCAGGAACGATTGATGCCTTACCTTCCCTCAGGGGAATCCCTGCCGCAGACTGCGGAGGAGATCCAGAACACCCTGACGTCTCCTCAGTTCCAGCAG GCTTTGAGCATGTTCAGTGCTGCCTTAGCTTCAGGACAGCTGGGCCCACTCATGAGCCAGTTTGGGTTACCTGCAGAGGCAGTAGATGCAGCAAATAAAGGTG ATGTGGAAGCCTTTGCCAAAGCCATGCAGAACAGTGTCAAGTCAGAGCAAAAGGAAGGAGACTCTAAggacaagaaagatgaagaggaagataTGAGTTTAGATTAA